Part of the bacterium genome is shown below.
GGCATCCATCTGAATTAAGTTCTCGTACCCTAAAGAAAGAGAGCGTCTAAAGCCTTGGATATAGGCACTTCCCAGCCCCAATTTCGACGGTCGAGAAAGAATGGCTATTCGCGCCCCATCTTTGTCAAAACTTCGAGCCACCTCTGCGGTTCCATCAGCCGAAGAATCATCGACTATCAAAATATCCAGATCGAGCGGAAGCAATTTCGGAATTAGTTCCTTAATATTTTCTGCCTCATTAAGCGTCGGGATTACCACGACGTTCTTACTGAGTCTCAACGCAATTAGTCCGCTCTGTCGCTGGGGAAATCATGAATGAGAAATAAAGTCTACGTGAGATTTCATTTTCCCAGCACTAAGGAATCCTGGGCTTTCTTGCCTATCAGTCCAAGATGTGTGTGTTGGAAATGTGAGTCATATTTAAGTCCATATCCAAGGAGGCGATCCCAACCGATGTGTCCCAGCCAAATACCGCCGACGGCGATGATGAGCGGCCCGCGACTTTGCCAGCCTGCGAGAACGACGATCGTTGGTAGCAAATAAGAATGCCCAAGGTTGTAGAAGAAGGCGCCAACCTTTGTGTCTTTGATATAGCCAAGCATGAAGATATCCGGAAGGAAAAGAAGAACCGGGTAGAGCCACCAACGTTGATGTTGGCTTGCAAATAAAACAATCGTGGCAATAAAAAGCACTAAACCATCAAGGCGTAACCATAGTTTTGGTTTTTGGTTTACATACATTGCAGCTCCTTGCTAACGGTGTTAGCCTAAACCTATTATGGCTAACACCTACGGCCCAAATCAGGCGCGAATCTTCGAGGAAGCCCTTCGGTTGCTCGAGGAAAAGGGCCTTCAGGGGCTGAGCATGCGGAATTTGGCTGAGCGACTACACATGAAAGCTCCAAGCCTCTATAAACATGTAGAAGGGCGAGATGAGATTCTGGCCCAAATCCAGGCGTGGGGTATTCAAGAATTTGGCGAAACTCTACGCAAAGCCCCAAAGAGCAAAAAAGCCAAAGCGCTTGCCTACCGTAAATGGGCGAGAGAAAACCCACACCTTTATGAAGTAACTTTCAGAATTCCACTTTTAAGAGATCGACTCCCCCTGGGGCTAGAGGAAGGCGTTACTCAAATGATTATTCAAATCACCGGAAAGGATCATGATCATGCTCGAGCCGTCTGGGCTCTCATGCACGGTCTAATAGACTTAGAGAAAATGAAACGATTTCCAGAAAATGCGGATCTAGATAAAACGTGGAAACGCGCTATCGAGATGGTCGGCTGAGAATTATTCGCGCAAAATCCTTCTGTCCAAATATCGTTTAAGAAAGTTTGAGGAAATCAAGATATGGATTTGCGAAAATATGCC
Proteins encoded:
- a CDS encoding DUF4260 domain-containing protein, with product MYVNQKPKLWLRLDGLVLFIATIVLFASQHQRWWLYPVLLFLPDIFMLGYIKDTKVGAFFYNLGHSYLLPTIVVLAGWQSRGPLIIAVGGIWLGHIGWDRLLGYGLKYDSHFQHTHLGLIGKKAQDSLVLGK
- a CDS encoding TetR/AcrR family transcriptional regulator — protein: MANTYGPNQARIFEEALRLLEEKGLQGLSMRNLAERLHMKAPSLYKHVEGRDEILAQIQAWGIQEFGETLRKAPKSKKAKALAYRKWARENPHLYEVTFRIPLLRDRLPLGLEEGVTQMIIQITGKDHDHARAVWALMHGLIDLEKMKRFPENADLDKTWKRAIEMVG